In Nitrospirota bacterium, a single genomic region encodes these proteins:
- a CDS encoding cupin domain-containing protein: MNLIRWNSETDGTLSESALRRKLERLGYSVTRYVYPPGTYFPDHTHSVDKMDAVISGRFRLIVEGEEAILGAGDTLEVPRGAVHSAEVVGDEPVVSLDAVRSSASCP, from the coding sequence ATGAATCTCATACGGTGGAATTCCGAGACGGATGGAACGCTCTCCGAATCGGCGCTGCGGCGGAAGCTTGAACGCTTGGGCTACTCGGTGACGAGGTATGTCTATCCCCCGGGAACGTACTTTCCGGATCACACGCACAGTGTGGATAAGATGGATGCGGTGATTTCCGGACGGTTTCGCCTGATCGTCGAAGGGGAAGAGGCGATCCTGGGAGCAGGCGATACCCTTGAGGTTCCGCGCGGCGCCGTCCACTCCGCGGAAGTCGTCGGCGATGAGCCGGTGGTCAGCCTCGACGCGGTGAGGTCGTCGGCATCCTGTCCTTGA
- a CDS encoding DUF3565 domain-containing protein, translated as MERTILGFHQDEHGDWVADLACGHGQHVRHQPPFVNRPWVLTEESRTRQLGQTLVCKTCDGEKSRAGITR; from the coding sequence ATGGAACGAACGATCCTCGGATTTCATCAGGATGAGCATGGTGACTGGGTCGCAGATCTGGCCTGCGGCCACGGACAGCACGTGCGCCATCAGCCGCCGTTCGTGAACCGGCCGTGGGTCCTGACGGAAGAAAGCCGCACGCGACAGCTTGGACAGACGCTGGTTTGCAAGACATGCGATGGCGAGAAATCGCGAGCGGGTATTACTCGATGA
- a CDS encoding dipeptide epimerase encodes MTLICTHPDAITKVELWPVDVPITDPFVVATGSRVVAQNVFVRITLQGGAQGYGEMAPFPEVGGEDRATCLSVAIQLGKTLLGQSAAQYRRWAGMLQDLAPSHPAARCGLETAALDAFSRAAGIPFWALWGGADVRARETDITIPIADLDRTVELARGWHARGFRLFKMKVGRDVDGDVRRLEAVHRALPDIAFIGDANQGFSRDECIAFVNGVKRFGGRLVLLEQPVARDDLDGLLALRHLTGIPVAADESVRSLEDARSVLEQQAADYINIKIMKTGVIQALDIAAFARGAGLRLMIGGMVETRIAMGCSFGIVLGLGGFDVLDLDTPLLLTDDPVKGGYRYDGPRLQPWQESGLGVTTDAGLDVTIIE; translated from the coding sequence GTGACGCTCATCTGCACACATCCCGACGCGATCACCAAAGTCGAACTCTGGCCGGTGGATGTGCCCATCACCGACCCGTTCGTCGTCGCGACCGGCAGCCGTGTCGTCGCGCAGAACGTGTTCGTGCGGATCACCTTGCAGGGCGGCGCGCAGGGGTACGGCGAGATGGCGCCGTTCCCGGAAGTCGGCGGGGAGGATCGTGCGACTTGCCTCTCCGTGGCCATCCAACTCGGGAAGACGCTGCTGGGGCAGTCCGCGGCGCAGTATAGACGCTGGGCCGGCATGCTGCAGGACCTGGCGCCCTCGCACCCGGCCGCGCGCTGCGGGTTGGAGACGGCGGCGCTCGATGCCTTCAGTCGGGCCGCGGGGATCCCGTTCTGGGCCCTGTGGGGCGGCGCCGACGTGCGCGCACGCGAGACGGACATCACCATTCCGATCGCCGATCTCGACCGCACGGTCGAGCTGGCGCGCGGATGGCATGCCCGAGGATTCCGGCTGTTCAAGATGAAGGTCGGGAGGGACGTGGACGGCGACGTTCGCCGACTGGAGGCCGTGCACCGGGCGCTTCCCGACATCGCGTTCATCGGGGACGCCAATCAAGGCTTCAGCCGCGACGAGTGCATCGCGTTTGTGAACGGCGTGAAGCGGTTCGGCGGGCGCCTGGTCCTGTTGGAACAGCCGGTCGCGCGGGACGACCTCGACGGTCTGCTGGCGCTGCGCCATCTGACGGGCATCCCGGTGGCCGCCGATGAATCGGTCCGTTCGCTGGAGGACGCGCGGAGCGTCCTGGAGCAGCAAGCGGCCGATTACATCAACATCAAGATCATGAAGACCGGCGTCATCCAGGCGCTGGACATCGCCGCCTTTGCCCGCGGGGCCGGGTTACGACTGATGATTGGCGGGATGGTGGAGACGCGGATCGCGATGGGCTGCTCGTTCGGAATCGTGTTGGGCTTAGGCGGGTTCGATGTGCTCGACCTCGACACACCGCTCCTGCTCACCGACGACCCGGTCAAAGGCGGGTATCGCTACGACGGTCCGCGCCTGCAGCCCTGGCAGGAATCCGGCCTGGGGGTGACGACCGACGCCGGTCTCGACGTGACGATCATCGAGTAA
- a CDS encoding sulfite oxidase-like oxidoreductase: MDTNERLIKAKENWARARRGGEEREVFETGNDRLPPGQHLVETWPVLDLGYKPEIALSEWTLTVNGFVANPIIWTWEQFLAEATFKSVSDFHCVTSWSRFDNEWEGVNFKRLIEVVRPLSLAKFVLFKSYDDYTTNLPLDACDDDDVLLAYTWNGRPLTKEHGGPVRMIVPKRYAWKGAKWIKEITFSDRDRKGFWEVRGYSNTALPWQNDRYG; the protein is encoded by the coding sequence ATGGACACGAACGAGCGGCTGATCAAAGCCAAAGAGAACTGGGCGCGGGCGCGCCGCGGCGGCGAGGAGCGGGAGGTCTTCGAGACGGGTAACGATCGCCTGCCGCCGGGCCAGCACCTCGTCGAGACCTGGCCCGTGCTCGACTTGGGTTACAAGCCCGAGATCGCGCTCTCAGAATGGACACTCACGGTCAACGGCTTTGTCGCCAACCCGATCATCTGGACCTGGGAGCAGTTTCTCGCAGAAGCGACCTTCAAGTCGGTCTCGGACTTTCACTGTGTCACTTCCTGGAGCCGGTTCGACAACGAGTGGGAGGGCGTGAACTTCAAGCGGCTCATCGAAGTGGTGAGGCCCCTGTCCCTGGCCAAGTTCGTGCTGTTCAAATCGTACGACGACTATACCACCAACCTGCCGCTCGACGCCTGCGACGATGACGACGTGCTGCTGGCCTACACCTGGAACGGCCGACCGCTCACGAAGGAACACGGCGGGCCGGTCCGGATGATCGTGCCCAAGCGCTACGCCTGGAAGGGCGCGAAGTGGATCAAGGAGATCACGTTCTCCGATCGCGACCGGAAGGGCTTCTGGGAAGTGCGCGGCTATTCGAACACCGCCCTGCCGTGGCAGAACGACCGGTACGGATGA
- a CDS encoding glucose 1-dehydrogenase, with the protein MKAVAVFPGKPDSIHLAELPKPSVGDIPNGRGVLVQVLRIGVDGTDKEINAAEYGQAPPGCDFLVIGHECFGRVVEIGPNVAELAPGDYVVPTVRRPGGSFYDTIGQYDMTTEDTYYERGINLRHGYLTELFVEDPEYLVKVPQGLKHVGVLLEPTSVIEKGIMQAYEAQRRLKIWRPRRAAVFGAGTIGLLAAMSLRMRGLEVTSFGRSPAPYLNSDLLQEIGVRYVSTEQMSVKDAAVKYGPFDLMFEATGYSPLVFEAMACLGKNGVLILSSVTGGNRSIPVPADMINLGFVLGNKVVVGTVNANREYFEAGVYDLCRAELEFPGWLSKFLTHPVDGLDNYREMMRLLMQAKGAIKVFVNVAPE; encoded by the coding sequence ATGAAAGCTGTAGCCGTGTTTCCCGGTAAGCCCGACTCGATTCATCTCGCCGAACTGCCCAAGCCTTCGGTCGGCGACATCCCGAACGGGCGAGGCGTGCTCGTGCAAGTGTTGCGGATCGGTGTGGACGGGACGGATAAGGAGATCAACGCGGCGGAATATGGCCAGGCGCCTCCCGGCTGCGACTTTCTCGTGATCGGTCACGAGTGTTTCGGGCGGGTGGTGGAGATCGGACCGAACGTGGCGGAGCTGGCGCCGGGCGATTACGTCGTGCCGACGGTCCGGCGGCCGGGCGGCAGCTTCTACGACACAATCGGCCAATACGACATGACAACCGAGGATACGTACTACGAGCGGGGGATCAACCTCCGCCACGGATATTTGACCGAGCTGTTCGTGGAAGATCCGGAGTATCTCGTAAAGGTCCCTCAAGGCCTGAAGCACGTCGGCGTGCTGCTCGAGCCGACGTCGGTGATCGAAAAGGGAATCATGCAAGCCTATGAGGCTCAGCGGCGCCTGAAGATTTGGCGACCCCGGCGCGCGGCGGTGTTCGGGGCCGGCACGATCGGGCTGCTGGCGGCCATGTCGCTCCGGATGCGGGGCCTGGAGGTGACAAGTTTTGGCCGGAGCCCCGCGCCATATCTCAACTCCGATCTGCTGCAAGAGATCGGCGTGCGGTATGTCTCGACGGAACAGATGTCAGTCAAGGACGCGGCCGTGAAGTACGGGCCCTTCGATCTGATGTTTGAAGCCACGGGCTATTCGCCGCTGGTGTTCGAAGCGATGGCGTGCCTGGGGAAAAACGGCGTATTAATTCTCTCCAGCGTCACGGGAGGCAACCGGTCGATTCCGGTGCCGGCCGACATGATCAACCTGGGATTCGTGCTCGGGAACAAGGTGGTCGTCGGGACGGTCAACGCGAATCGGGAATACTTCGAGGCGGGCGTCTATGACCTGTGCCGGGCGGAGCTGGAATTTCCCGGCTGGTTGTCGAAGTTCCTGACGCACCCGGTGGACGGGCTCGACAATTACCGGGAGATGATGCGGCTGCTCATGCAGGCCAAGGGTGCGATCAAGGTCTTCGTGAACGTGGCGCCGGAGTAA
- a CDS encoding YHS domain-containing (seleno)protein: MKVPVTIATLTAALCLVCSAAIAGEFYERDGAAIGGYDPVRYFTERKPIKGSERYTAEYKGSTFRFASAANREAFVAHPDKYAPQYGGFCAFGMAKGYKAATDPAAFTVVGDKLYLNYNEDVRTRWQKDIPGYVNKADRHWPEVRKTTRVIE, translated from the coding sequence ATGAAGGTACCGGTGACCATCGCAACTTTGACGGCCGCGCTGTGCCTCGTCTGCTCAGCGGCCATAGCCGGCGAGTTCTACGAGAGAGACGGCGCGGCGATCGGAGGCTACGACCCGGTCAGGTACTTCACCGAACGGAAGCCGATCAAAGGTTCCGAGCGTTACACGGCGGAATACAAAGGCTCGACGTTCCGCTTCGCTTCAGCCGCCAACCGCGAAGCATTCGTCGCTCATCCCGACAAGTACGCGCCCCAATACGGCGGTTTCTGCGCCTTCGGCATGGCCAAGGGCTATAAGGCGGCCACTGACCCGGCTGCATTCACGGTCGTCGGCGACAAGCTGTATCTGAACTACAATGAGGACGTACGAACCAGGTGGCAAAAAGACATCCCTGGCTATGTGAACAAGGCCGACCGACACTGGCCGGAGGTGCGAAAGACCACGAGGGTCATTGAATAA
- a CDS encoding IPT/TIG domain-containing protein: MNALFRNLVCSVIVIVMAGFLAWPATPSADQAQYFYDELGRLSGVVDGTGNVAVYHYDPVGNLLSIERFTPAGTGVGIFLLAPTRALAGANVQIQGFGFDPTPGNNQVAFNGTTATVVSSTPTTIIASVPSGATSGPVTVTNVNGTATSPHPFTVLVPPIVTGITPHRAAQGTTSQLVIGGFNLADATAVTFTQAGLSATVLGGATANSLPITLAVGAAVPPGSYPFSVVSPAGTAQSGTVTVMVTPPVPSFSLNKGSVFFPFPAQTPPTGSSMSVAPPVSVSMP, encoded by the coding sequence GTGAACGCGTTGTTCCGAAACCTCGTCTGTTCGGTGATCGTCATCGTGATGGCCGGGTTCCTGGCCTGGCCGGCCACTCCGTCTGCCGACCAAGCCCAATACTTCTACGACGAACTCGGCCGGCTCAGTGGGGTCGTCGATGGTACCGGTAACGTGGCGGTGTATCACTACGACCCCGTGGGCAACTTGCTCTCGATCGAGCGGTTCACGCCGGCCGGCACCGGCGTCGGCATCTTTCTGCTTGCCCCGACCCGCGCGCTCGCCGGCGCCAACGTCCAGATTCAGGGGTTCGGCTTCGACCCGACGCCCGGGAACAATCAGGTGGCATTCAATGGGACGACGGCGACCGTCGTGTCTTCCACGCCGACCACGATCATCGCATCCGTCCCCAGCGGGGCCACGTCGGGTCCAGTGACCGTGACGAACGTGAACGGGACCGCGACGAGCCCGCATCCGTTTACCGTGCTGGTGCCGCCAATCGTGACCGGGATCACCCCCCATCGAGCGGCACAAGGGACCACGAGCCAACTCGTCATCGGTGGCTTCAATCTGGCGGATGCCACCGCCGTGACGTTCACCCAGGCGGGGCTCTCCGCCACGGTGTTGGGTGGGGCCACTGCGAATAGCTTGCCGATCACCTTGGCGGTCGGCGCGGCGGTGCCGCCGGGATCCTATCCGTTTTCCGTCGTCAGCCCGGCGGGTACGGCCCAGAGCGGCACGGTGACCGTGATGGTCACCCCGCCGGTCCCGTCCTTCAGCCTCAACAAAGGCAGCGTGTTCTTCCCCTTTCCGGCGCAGACGCCGCCGACGGGGAGCAGCATGAGCGTGGCGCCGCCAGTGAGTGTGTCGATGCCGTAA
- a CDS encoding RHS repeat-associated core domain-containing protein, with protein MTTIQFRSWRLSLLLVALLALPAPTHADPPPFDHDSFDRLPDRVVNETADANGTCRATHIEIRWVFLIYTAPIHPAGLTTTFEYDTAGNVTRITDHASQVTAFEYDPTFNRVTRIDQIRTPTTTLTTTFAYDPANGNRVTVTDPLTHTTTIGYNAFGQPTSVQGPIPTEPPTTFSYDPNGNLITTTDPLGNTTTRASDLVSRLTRLTDPRGFATQFRYDPLNRVTEIADAAHGVTKFTYDGNGNLLTVTDAKNQTTTYTYDTMDRLATRKDALNRSESYQYDSMGNLTEFTDRKSQVSQFTYDALNRRTSASYQDGSTVSFIYDAVGRLSRTTDSLSGSIDFAYDTLDRLTLELTSLGALTYQYDAISRRTKMTVAGQAPVSYQYDAASRLIQIAQGALAVGLGYDNANRRTSLTYPNGTSASYAYDAASRLTDITHIGPSGLLEGLTYIYDTAGNRTSLIRANGAASLLPSAVTLATYDATNQQTQFGGATLTYDQNGNLTNDGTNTYTWDARNRLVTINQIGGMSIGFAYDAQNRRVAKTIDGVTLQYLYDGPDLVAELLAQAVRAIYIRSLAIDEPFVRQSSGAQEYYHLDALGSVLALTDMAGAETTSYAYEPFGRTTVEGAGSASPFAYTGREREPGGTLYYYRARYYIATLQRFISQDPIGLAGGMNRYAYVKNNPLRLRDPLGLRPGDSYPTRAAAARDAIADVRGQTSVNRWEYGGIIYQRPDGLYSYTEARTDMLPDRVGLVEPGQQISPNAVAGYHTHVTLEDMSDFDKAGAAAHKLCDYVGIPVAGIAAERILEYNPKTNEVVDVTQPSARMEKPCRK; from the coding sequence ATGACAACGATTCAATTCAGAAGTTGGCGGCTCTCGCTGCTGCTCGTAGCTCTCCTGGCGTTGCCCGCCCCGACTCATGCCGACCCACCTCCGTTTGATCATGACTCATTCGATCGCTTGCCTGATCGTGTCGTGAACGAGACTGCCGATGCCAACGGGACATGTCGAGCAACTCACATCGAGATCCGATGGGTGTTTCTTATTTATACCGCCCCCATCCATCCTGCAGGCCTGACCACCACATTCGAGTACGATACGGCGGGCAACGTCACTCGCATCACGGATCACGCGTCACAGGTCACGGCATTTGAGTATGACCCCACCTTCAACCGAGTGACGCGGATCGATCAGATCCGCACCCCGACCACCACCTTGACGACAACCTTTGCCTACGATCCCGCGAACGGCAACCGCGTGACCGTCACCGATCCGCTCACCCACACGACGACCATCGGCTACAACGCCTTTGGCCAGCCGACTTCCGTGCAAGGCCCGATTCCGACGGAGCCCCCGACCACGTTCAGCTATGACCCGAACGGCAATCTGATCACCACGACCGATCCGCTCGGCAACACAACCACCCGAGCCTCTGATCTCGTCAGTCGTCTGACCAGACTCACCGATCCCCGCGGCTTCGCCACCCAATTTCGCTACGACCCGCTGAATCGCGTCACCGAGATCGCCGATGCCGCGCACGGCGTGACCAAGTTCACCTACGATGGCAACGGCAACTTGCTCACGGTCACGGATGCGAAGAACCAGACGACCACCTACACGTACGACACCATGGATCGGCTGGCGACGAGAAAAGACGCGTTGAATCGGAGCGAAAGCTATCAGTACGACTCGATGGGGAATCTGACGGAGTTCACGGACAGGAAGAGCCAAGTGAGCCAGTTTACCTACGACGCCTTGAATCGGCGGACGAGCGCGAGCTATCAAGACGGGAGCACGGTGTCGTTTATCTACGATGCCGTGGGCAGATTAAGTCGGACGACGGACTCGCTTTCAGGTTCCATCGACTTTGCCTACGACACCTTGGATCGGTTGACGTTAGAGCTAACGAGCTTAGGCGCCCTGACCTATCAATACGACGCCATCAGCCGCCGGACGAAAATGACCGTGGCAGGCCAGGCGCCGGTGAGTTACCAGTACGATGCCGCGTCCCGCTTGATTCAGATCGCGCAAGGCGCACTCGCGGTGGGTTTGGGCTATGACAACGCGAACCGGCGGACCTCGCTGACCTATCCCAACGGCACCAGTGCGAGCTACGCCTATGATGCTGCTTCGAGACTGACAGACATCACCCACATCGGACCAAGTGGACTCCTTGAAGGGCTCACCTATATCTACGACACAGCCGGGAATCGGACGAGCCTCATACGGGCGAACGGCGCCGCCTCACTCTTGCCGAGCGCGGTCACCTTGGCAACGTACGACGCCACCAATCAACAGACCCAGTTCGGTGGGGCCACGCTGACCTACGATCAAAACGGCAACCTCACCAACGACGGCACGAATACCTACACGTGGGATGCTAGAAATCGATTGGTGACAATCAATCAGATCGGCGGTATGAGCATTGGGTTCGCCTACGACGCCCAGAACCGGCGCGTGGCTAAAACGATCGATGGCGTGACCCTGCAGTACCTGTATGACGGGCCTGATCTTGTCGCCGAACTCCTCGCCCAAGCTGTGCGCGCCATCTATATTCGTAGCCTGGCCATTGATGAACCGTTCGTTCGGCAATCCAGCGGTGCACAGGAGTATTACCATCTGGATGCGCTGGGATCTGTCCTTGCCCTAACGGACATGGCAGGTGCCGAAACAACTTCCTATGCGTATGAACCATTCGGCCGCACAACAGTCGAAGGGGCTGGCAGCGCAAGCCCTTTTGCCTATACAGGGCGTGAGAGAGAGCCTGGAGGTACGCTGTACTACTACAGAGCGAGATACTACATTGCCACTCTTCAGCGATTCATATCCCAAGATCCGATTGGGTTGGCGGGAGGGATGAACCGCTATGCTTATGTCAAAAATAATCCCCTGAGGTTAAGAGATCCTCTAGGATTGAGACCGGGCGATTCTTATCCTACCCGTGCTGCGGCGGCCAGGGATGCTATTGCGGATGTGCGCGGGCAGACCAGTGTTAACCGATGGGAGTACGGCGGGATTATTTATCAAAGGCCGGATGGGCTGTATTCATACACTGAAGCGAGAACCGACATGCTCCCCGATAGGGTTGGTCTCGTCGAACCGGGTCAACAAATTTCACCTAATGCTGTAGCGGGATACCACACACATGTAACTCTGGAAGATATGTCTGACTTCGACAAGGCTGGTGCTGCAGCGCATAAGCTGTGCGATTATGTCGGTATCCCAGTTGCCGGTATCGCTGCTGAGAGGATTCTGGAATACAATCCCAAAACGAATGAAGTCGTCGACGTGACACAACCGTCTGCACGAATGGAAAAGCCGTGTCGGAAGTAA